In the Variovorax sp. S12S4 genome, one interval contains:
- a CDS encoding NAD(P)H-dependent oxidoreductase — MSLYTRLQQRVAEGRPIRIGLIGAGKFGSMYLAQIPRTPGVQLVAIADLSPAAARVNLERVGWQAERTAAGSVQQALKTGSTWITDDWQAVTREPSIDIVVECTGNPVAAVDHCLDAFAHGKHVVNVTVEADAFCGPLLARKAQQAGVIYSLAFGDQPALICDLVDWARTCGFPVVAAGRGHKWLPHFTESTPETVWGNYGLTPEQALRGGLNPKMFNSFLDGSKPSIESSAVANATGLTVPSDGLLYPPASVEDIPFVTRPQSEGGVLERKGMVEVISSLEANGRKIPYDIRMGVWVTVEAETDYIKNCFEEYNAHTDPSGRYFTLYKRWHLIGLEVGMSVASVALRGEPTGVATCWNADVVATAKRDLAPGEMLDGEGGYTVWGKLLPAERSMRLGGLPLGLAHNVKLVRAVKKGQSLCWADVAMDTSTHAYQLRAELEAMFAPTAQARAA, encoded by the coding sequence ATGAGCCTCTACACCCGCCTGCAGCAGCGCGTTGCCGAAGGCCGCCCCATCCGCATCGGCTTGATCGGCGCCGGCAAGTTCGGCTCGATGTATCTCGCGCAGATTCCGCGCACGCCCGGCGTGCAGCTGGTGGCCATTGCCGACCTCTCGCCAGCGGCCGCACGCGTCAACCTCGAACGCGTCGGCTGGCAGGCCGAGCGCACCGCCGCGGGCTCGGTGCAGCAAGCGCTGAAGACCGGAAGCACCTGGATCACAGACGACTGGCAAGCGGTGACGCGCGAGCCTTCCATCGACATCGTGGTCGAGTGCACCGGCAACCCCGTGGCCGCGGTCGACCATTGCCTGGATGCCTTTGCACACGGCAAGCACGTGGTGAACGTGACCGTAGAGGCCGACGCCTTCTGTGGCCCGCTGCTCGCGCGCAAGGCGCAGCAGGCGGGTGTGATCTATTCGCTGGCCTTCGGCGACCAGCCCGCGCTCATCTGCGACCTGGTCGACTGGGCGCGCACCTGCGGCTTTCCGGTGGTGGCGGCCGGTCGCGGCCACAAGTGGCTGCCGCACTTCACCGAATCGACGCCGGAAACCGTGTGGGGCAACTACGGCCTCACGCCCGAACAGGCGCTGCGCGGCGGGCTCAACCCGAAGATGTTCAACAGCTTTCTCGACGGCTCCAAGCCTTCGATAGAAAGCTCGGCCGTGGCCAACGCCACCGGCCTCACCGTGCCTTCGGACGGCCTGCTCTACCCGCCCGCGAGCGTGGAAGACATTCCCTTCGTCACACGGCCGCAGAGCGAAGGCGGCGTGCTCGAGCGCAAGGGCATGGTCGAAGTCATCTCCTCGCTGGAGGCAAACGGGCGAAAGATTCCCTACGACATCCGCATGGGCGTTTGGGTCACGGTCGAGGCCGAGACCGATTACATCAAGAACTGCTTCGAGGAATACAACGCCCACACCGACCCGAGCGGCCGCTACTTCACGCTCTACAAGCGCTGGCACCTGATCGGCCTGGAAGTCGGCATGTCGGTGGCGAGCGTGGCCTTGCGCGGCGAGCCCACCGGCGTGGCCACCTGCTGGAACGCCGACGTGGTTGCCACCGCCAAGCGCGATCTCGCACCCGGCGAAATGCTCGATGGCGAAGGCGGCTACACCGTCTGGGGCAAGCTGCTGCCGGCCGAGCGCTCCATGCGGCTCGGCGGCCTGCCACTCGGGCTGGCGCACAACGTCAAGCTGGTGCGCGCGGTGAAAAAAGGCCAGAGCCTGTGCTGGGCCGACGTGGCCATGGACACATCGACCCACGCCTACCAGCTGCGCGCCGAGCTGGAGGCCATGTTTGCGCCCACCGCACAGGCCAGGGCTGCCTAG
- a CDS encoding RNA polymerase sigma factor → MNEPAAPRAAERAARESYGRLLAILSARTHDIAASENALAQAFARALERWPADGIPDQPDAWLLSVARHRKLDAWRHSRIQDAATQALLLLAGEVDVGTVDGAAVPDERLRLLFVCAHPDIDAAARAPLMLQVVLGLDAARMAGAFLTSPSTLGQRLVRAKARIRSAGVSFEYPEARELPHRLQDVLQGIHAAYGNGWDDVDGADTLPRGLAAEAIELGRILCALMPDEAEPLGLLALMLFCQSRAGARLNDAGAYVPLEQQDMARWDPDLLAQAEQYLRQASSMNSPGACQLEAAIQSAHCERRVGAPVAPEAMVALYDNLLALRPSLGAQVSRACALAKARGHDVGLQALDAIAADEVANYQPFWAARGHLLAAGGARAAARQAFDRAIGLSASAAVRAYLNGMSERL, encoded by the coding sequence GTGAACGAACCGGCGGCTCCCCGAGCCGCCGAGCGGGCGGCGCGTGAATCGTATGGGCGGCTGCTCGCGATTCTTTCAGCGCGCACGCACGACATTGCCGCATCGGAAAACGCACTCGCCCAAGCCTTTGCAAGGGCCCTCGAACGCTGGCCCGCCGACGGCATTCCCGACCAGCCCGACGCATGGCTGCTGAGCGTGGCGCGGCACCGCAAGCTCGACGCCTGGCGCCACAGCCGCATCCAGGATGCCGCCACGCAGGCGCTCCTTCTGCTGGCCGGCGAGGTCGATGTGGGCACGGTGGACGGCGCCGCCGTGCCGGACGAGCGCTTGCGGCTGCTCTTCGTTTGCGCGCATCCGGACATCGACGCCGCCGCCCGCGCGCCGCTCATGCTCCAGGTTGTGCTCGGGCTCGATGCCGCCCGCATGGCGGGGGCGTTTCTCACCTCGCCTTCCACGCTCGGCCAGCGGCTGGTGCGGGCCAAGGCGCGCATCCGCAGCGCGGGCGTTTCTTTCGAGTATCCCGAAGCACGCGAACTGCCGCATCGCTTGCAGGACGTGCTCCAAGGCATTCATGCCGCTTACGGCAACGGCTGGGACGACGTGGATGGCGCGGACACCCTGCCCCGCGGCCTTGCGGCCGAAGCCATCGAGCTCGGCCGCATCCTGTGCGCGCTGATGCCGGACGAAGCCGAGCCGCTGGGCTTGCTCGCGCTGATGCTGTTCTGCCAGAGCCGGGCCGGGGCGCGGCTCAATGACGCCGGAGCCTATGTGCCGCTCGAACAGCAGGACATGGCACGGTGGGACCCGGACCTGCTTGCGCAGGCCGAACAGTATCTGCGGCAAGCATCGAGCATGAACAGCCCCGGCGCGTGCCAATTGGAAGCCGCTATCCAGTCGGCCCATTGCGAGCGCCGTGTCGGCGCACCGGTGGCGCCCGAAGCGATGGTTGCGCTGTACGACAACCTGCTGGCGCTGCGCCCCAGCCTCGGCGCCCAGGTGAGCCGCGCCTGCGCCCTCGCGAAAGCGCGCGGCCACGACGTCGGCCTGCAGGCGCTCGATGCCATTGCGGCCGATGAGGTGGCGAACTACCAGCCCTTCTGGGCGGCCCGCGGCCACCTGCTCGCGGCAGGCGGCGCACGTGCCGCTGCGCGCCAGGCCTTCGATCGCGCGATAGGCCTGAGCGCGAGCGCGGCGGTGCGCGCGTATCTCAACGGGATGTCCGAGCGGCTCTGA